ATACAACAAAAAAGCAATAGATTATGGGGCAAAATCACAAGATAAGGAGATTGTCTTAAAGTCCTATAATGGAATTGGCCACGCTTTAAATGAGCTTAAAGATTATTCTAAATCATTGGAATACCTTAACAAAGGATTAGATTTATTTGATTCGGGTAATTCTTATTATATATCAGAAACATATTATCTAAGGGGGATTTCATTAGATAATATGAATCGTAGAAAAGAAGCAATCGAATCTTTTAGTTTGGCAATAGATCATGGAGCAAAAGCCGGAAATGAGCAGATTGTTGCTTTAGCATTCTCAAAAATCTCTGGATTCCAAGCTTGATTATTCTTTCTTCACAGGTTGCCTTAAAACTGTCTTATTTTTCTCTGGAGAAGTTTTTCTAGGATCTGAGAGGTATATTTCGTGATGAAGACCATTTTCAATAAGAGAATTATTCTTAATAAATTCTTTGATTTTCTCAATTGTTTTTTTCTCAGAATCATAGGTGCCGACATGTAGTATTTGAACAGAAAGACCTTCTTCATAAGATTCAAATTTTAGTTTATCAATAGAAGAAATACCTTTATTTTTCTTTGATAATTCGATAGCTGATTTAACTAGTTCTTCATTGACAAATTCTGGCTGCATTATCATCAATTTCCATTCAAATCTGTCCTTATTATCAAGTTTGAATTCCTCGCCACTTATCCACCAAAGCCCCTCTAAAGGAGGAACAACATATTCAAAATAGCCTTTTGGGATGTTTCCTTTTTTCAGGCCCATTTTTATAGAATAAGAAACAGTATAAAGTGCCTCCACGGCTTCTTGGAAATCATTTGAAGTATTTGGATTCCCTTTTCCAGCAACTGCCAAAAAATTCATTTTTGGTATATTAACAATCGAAAAGTTTTTTTGATTTGGTAAATAAAGATTTTTCAAAGTTTTTTTAAAATCGATTTTTTCCATAGTGCTTATAAATTTGTAATAATTAA
The sequence above is a segment of the Methanofastidiosum sp. genome. Coding sequences within it:
- a CDS encoding tetratricopeptide repeat protein, whose product is MGGNKIEKEDIELNEANKYLAEGEYERAIKLYENYIENALKNEKIKEAGMAYHNMGIAYDNQKNYDKALDCFQKALECHKKIDNYRGITWAYYSIGLIFGELKNFKEMVEYNKKAIDYGAKSQDKEIVLKSYNGIGHALNELKDYSKSLEYLNKGLDLFDSGNSYYISETYYLRGISLDNMNRRKEAIESFSLAIDHGAKAGNEQIVALAFSKISGFQA
- a CDS encoding GyrI-like domain-containing protein, giving the protein MEKIDFKKTLKNLYLPNQKNFSIVNIPKMNFLAVAGKGNPNTSNDFQEAVEALYTVSYSIKMGLKKGNIPKGYFEYVVPPLEGLWWISGEEFKLDNKDRFEWKLMIMQPEFVNEELVKSAIELSKKNKGISSIDKLKFESYEEGLSVQILHVGTYDSEKKTIEKIKEFIKNNSLIENGLHHEIYLSDPRKTSPEKNKTVLRQPVKKE